One window of the Mycobacterium haemophilum DSM 44634 genome contains the following:
- a CDS encoding cytochrome P450, translated as MTLATATPIPHPRFRLPIVGDLLTTDFAKPAQGLAAEFGKLGSGIVEQRIFGLSIIALADPALIDEVNDETVWEKHIGPVMRKLRLLMGDGLFTADNEEPNWRKAHNILMPAFTKTAMMAYHDTMAATVRELVEFWDTDSAGQSWIDIPAQANRLTIEIIARAGLGYSFSKLSDPGDNAFVAAVIRELSYFRLTARTDAIPFYDKLFGQKHHQQHVADNAYIRRQVCDIIEARRRNPTAGPRDDMLDIMLHNTDPDTGEHLDTDNIINQILTLLVAGSETSANAIAFALHYLSIHPDVAARARREVDQRWPDRGIPDVSFGDIAKLRYLRRIVDETLRLWPVAPGYLRKARRDTTLENGKYSFRQGDWVLVLLPAAHRDRAWGPDAHDFNPDRFLPENLRKLPPYTYKPFGTGPRACIGRQFALHEMVLALAMIVHQFTVEPHPGYQLEVAETMTLKPKNLRLRLHRRR; from the coding sequence ATGACTTTGGCTACCGCCACGCCGATTCCGCACCCTCGCTTTCGGTTGCCTATTGTTGGTGATCTTCTCACGACCGACTTCGCCAAACCCGCCCAGGGACTGGCCGCCGAGTTCGGCAAGCTCGGCAGCGGAATCGTCGAGCAACGCATCTTCGGCCTGTCGATTATCGCGCTGGCCGACCCCGCTTTGATTGACGAGGTCAATGACGAAACCGTGTGGGAAAAACACATTGGACCCGTGATGCGCAAATTGCGCCTCCTGATGGGTGACGGGCTGTTCACCGCCGATAACGAGGAACCTAACTGGCGCAAGGCGCACAACATTTTAATGCCGGCCTTCACCAAAACAGCGATGATGGCTTACCACGACACCATGGCTGCTACGGTACGTGAACTCGTCGAGTTCTGGGATACCGATAGCGCCGGCCAGTCCTGGATCGACATCCCCGCTCAAGCGAACCGACTCACCATCGAAATCATCGCTCGTGCCGGACTGGGCTATTCGTTCAGCAAGCTCAGTGACCCCGGCGACAACGCGTTTGTCGCCGCTGTCATCCGTGAACTCAGCTACTTTCGACTTACCGCCCGCACCGATGCCATACCGTTCTATGACAAACTCTTCGGGCAAAAACACCACCAACAGCATGTCGCAGACAACGCCTACATCCGCCGTCAGGTCTGCGACATCATCGAGGCTCGGCGCCGCAACCCGACCGCAGGCCCCCGCGACGACATGCTCGACATCATGCTGCACAACACCGATCCCGACACCGGCGAGCATCTCGACACCGACAACATCATCAACCAGATCCTCACGCTGCTGGTCGCCGGCAGCGAAACCTCGGCCAACGCCATCGCGTTCGCCCTGCACTACCTGTCCATCCACCCCGACGTCGCCGCCCGAGCCCGCCGCGAAGTCGACCAACGCTGGCCCGACCGCGGCATTCCCGACGTATCGTTCGGCGACATCGCCAAGCTGCGCTACCTACGCCGCATCGTCGACGAAACCCTGCGCCTGTGGCCGGTGGCGCCCGGATACCTACGTAAAGCCCGCCGCGACACCACACTTGAAAACGGCAAATACAGCTTTCGGCAAGGGGATTGGGTGTTGGTCCTGCTTCCCGCCGCGCACCGCGACCGCGCCTGGGGGCCCGACGCTCACGACTTCAACCCCGACCGCTTCCTGCCCGAAAACCTGCGCAAGCTGCCCCCGTATACCTACAAGCCCTTTGGTACCGGGCCCCGTGCCTGCATCGGCCGCCAATTCGCCCTCCACGAAATGGTATTGGCGTTGGCGATGATCGTGCATCAATTCACCGTGGAGCCACACCCCGGTTACCAACTCGAGGTGGCGGAGACAATGACACTCAAGCCCAAGAACCTGCGCCTACGCCTGCACCGTCGCCGCTAA
- a CDS encoding helix-turn-helix domain-containing protein, with amino-acid sequence MRNPAEPPLSNAAAAEAITKQTGVSISSAYMWQLRAGVKNNPTVQHLRAIAEFFGVSPSYLIDPGIDPHIDAQLNLIQALRDSGVRDLAMRASGLTPQSLSSLAAMVDHVRQLEQLPPVAPSQEGDLNGNA; translated from the coding sequence ATGCGAAACCCGGCTGAGCCGCCGCTGTCCAACGCGGCCGCCGCGGAGGCCATTACCAAGCAGACCGGGGTGTCGATCAGCTCGGCCTACATGTGGCAGCTGCGCGCGGGGGTCAAAAACAACCCGACTGTGCAGCACTTGCGGGCGATCGCCGAATTCTTCGGTGTCTCCCCGTCCTACTTGATCGACCCCGGCATCGATCCGCACATCGACGCCCAGCTCAACCTCATCCAAGCGCTACGTGACAGCGGAGTACGCGACCTGGCAATGCGTGCCTCCGGCTTAACTCCCCAGTCCCTGAGCAGTTTGGCGGCAATGGTTGATCATGTGCGCCAGCTTGAGCAACTACCGCCGGTCGCCCCTTCCCAGGAAGGTGATCTCAATGGCAATGCCTAA
- a CDS encoding TetR/AcrR family transcriptional regulator, translating into MSSPGSGTRQRIQEVARDLFLQQGVQRTSLQDIADKLGITKPALYYHFASREDLVRSILVPLIDEGEQFVTDQENLGYTDARELLQGYFDFHYRHREDLVLVLAELTALADLGLIDKVLAWRDRLGKLVFGPKPTLAESTRAVVAFGGLQDCCLQFPDTPYKALRESSVDAALAALGKCD; encoded by the coding sequence GTGAGTAGCCCCGGGTCAGGCACCCGACAGCGCATCCAAGAAGTCGCTCGGGATCTGTTTCTTCAGCAGGGCGTGCAGCGCACCAGCCTGCAGGACATCGCCGACAAGCTGGGGATCACCAAACCCGCGTTGTACTACCACTTCGCTTCGCGAGAAGACCTGGTGCGCAGCATCCTGGTGCCGTTGATCGACGAGGGCGAGCAATTCGTTACCGACCAGGAAAACCTTGGCTACACCGATGCCCGCGAGTTGCTTCAGGGCTATTTCGATTTTCACTACCGGCACCGTGAGGACCTCGTACTAGTGCTGGCCGAACTGACGGCGCTGGCCGACCTTGGTCTGATAGACAAGGTGCTGGCGTGGCGCGACCGGCTCGGCAAGCTGGTATTCGGTCCGAAGCCGACGCTCGCTGAGTCGACCCGCGCGGTGGTTGCTTTCGGTGGGCTGCAGGACTGTTGCCTGCAGTTTCCCGATACACCCTATAAAGCGTTGCGCGAGTCCTCGGTGGACGCTGCGCTCGCCGCGCTGGGCAAATGCGATTAA
- a CDS encoding FAD-dependent monooxygenase — MRILISGASISGPVLAYWLTRHGFEVTVVERAPALRKTGGHAVDLFRPSMEISAKMGVLPRIEALATGTNAATICREGTRRPVRIDITKAIGAVSDWHVEIMRDDLSEAYYDAGRDHVEYLFGDSITAISPDGEVAFERAAPRRFDLVVGADGLHSNVRRLVFGEDAGRTQFLGGYLAVQSLPKTLAHEGQMISHVGAGRLAAIYTAQPLDDARAVFLFRTENELKYHYRDALRQQELLRQAFAGMHPQVDGWLGELDRTPAFYFDSITQLQLDSWSRGRVTLVGDAGYCPGPAVGGSTSLSVFGAYVLAGELAQANGNYTQAFAAYERLMADPVRRSRAFARTVAKSLVPSSAAGVWALTRGAQLISLLPAGLTRTLARLNTKGVRFYDSMQFKDYSAATVG; from the coding sequence ATGCGGATCCTGATCTCCGGGGCCAGCATCTCTGGTCCTGTGCTGGCATACTGGCTCACCCGGCACGGGTTCGAGGTCACCGTTGTCGAACGCGCGCCGGCTTTGCGAAAGACGGGTGGCCACGCTGTTGACCTGTTCCGGCCGTCGATGGAGATTTCGGCGAAGATGGGTGTGCTGCCGCGGATCGAGGCGCTGGCCACCGGAACGAACGCGGCGACGATTTGTCGCGAGGGCACGCGCCGGCCGGTCCGCATCGATATCACCAAGGCTATCGGCGCCGTATCCGACTGGCACGTGGAAATCATGCGCGACGATCTCAGTGAGGCTTACTACGACGCCGGCCGCGACCACGTCGAGTACCTATTCGGTGACTCGATCACGGCAATCTCCCCCGACGGCGAGGTGGCCTTCGAGCGCGCGGCGCCACGCAGGTTCGACCTCGTGGTCGGCGCCGACGGGCTGCACTCAAACGTTCGTCGCCTGGTTTTCGGTGAGGACGCCGGGCGTACCCAGTTCCTTGGCGGGTACCTGGCGGTGCAGTCGCTGCCGAAAACGCTTGCACACGAAGGCCAGATGATCAGTCACGTCGGCGCTGGCCGTCTGGCGGCGATCTACACCGCGCAGCCCCTCGACGATGCGCGCGCGGTGTTCCTGTTCCGCACCGAAAACGAACTCAAGTATCACTACCGAGATGCGTTGCGCCAGCAGGAGTTACTCCGTCAAGCGTTCGCCGGGATGCATCCGCAGGTGGACGGCTGGCTGGGCGAGCTCGACCGCACGCCCGCGTTCTACTTCGACTCGATCACCCAGTTACAGCTGGACAGCTGGTCGCGCGGGCGGGTCACACTGGTTGGTGACGCCGGGTACTGCCCGGGGCCCGCGGTCGGCGGCAGCACCAGCCTATCGGTGTTCGGCGCCTACGTGCTAGCCGGCGAACTAGCGCAGGCGAACGGAAATTACACGCAAGCGTTCGCGGCCTACGAACGGCTAATGGCTGATCCGGTGCGCCGCAGTCGCGCTTTCGCGCGCACCGTGGCCAAGAGCCTGGTACCCAGCTCCGCTGCCGGAGTGTGGGCGCTGACTCGCGGCGCACAACTGATTTCACTGCTGCCGGCCGGACTCACCAGGACGCTTGCAAGGTTAAACACGAAAGGTGTGCGGTTCTACGACTCGATGCAGTTCAAGGACTACAGCGCAGCGACGGTCGGATAG
- a CDS encoding DUF6545 domain-containing protein: MSSTVPGAIAWPFITFMAIIVVARYRWFNNNLYGRYLNNTLALALLAQLLHEHLVQDTLSMAPADAQQLYGAVVGFVGTEFIGFTLLWTGLSAAKTRKKHRYYRLAALVLCAAYLICGTGARALGEPLEVAGGWDRVAAWTFGMTMLLVLAVHLVWRSVLELRTVAQRRERLIAISTLLLGALLALTCLQDMGLPIADQLGWTNTADYRLRFHRSINFYTAAGVCMIAAVPCLMKLLGCLGLDPISRSWRKLQPLRQSMRTAVPECAFDLDIDDHRHLKTTLQLHQTVVEIRDAILQLRPYCREMPRHHLVGFLGKANTVPAREHDAAIEALHLAQAVRAKAAGATPEPREVALIGVSRATNLEEEVTGLLKLAKWWPAAYATSEHTTVSGLDTMKVSPSV; the protein is encoded by the coding sequence ATGAGCTCGACGGTGCCAGGCGCGATCGCCTGGCCGTTCATCACGTTTATGGCGATCATTGTCGTCGCGCGCTACCGATGGTTCAACAACAACCTGTATGGCAGATACCTCAACAACACGCTGGCATTGGCACTGTTGGCTCAGCTGTTGCACGAGCATCTTGTGCAGGACACGCTGTCCATGGCGCCGGCCGATGCCCAGCAACTCTATGGCGCTGTGGTGGGCTTCGTTGGCACTGAATTTATTGGGTTCACCTTGCTGTGGACGGGGTTGTCGGCGGCCAAAACGCGCAAGAAGCATCGATATTATCGGCTGGCCGCGCTGGTTTTGTGCGCGGCATACCTCATCTGTGGCACCGGCGCTCGGGCCCTCGGAGAGCCCCTTGAAGTCGCCGGTGGTTGGGATCGCGTTGCCGCCTGGACCTTCGGCATGACCATGTTGCTGGTCCTAGCTGTGCACCTTGTATGGAGGTCTGTGCTTGAGCTGCGTACCGTTGCCCAGCGCCGCGAACGCCTCATCGCCATCAGCACCCTGCTGCTGGGTGCACTGCTTGCACTGACCTGCTTGCAAGACATGGGCCTGCCGATTGCTGACCAGCTTGGCTGGACCAACACCGCTGACTACAGGCTGCGGTTCCACAGGTCCATTAATTTCTACACGGCGGCCGGTGTCTGCATGATCGCTGCTGTGCCGTGTCTGATGAAGTTGCTCGGCTGTCTTGGGCTGGATCCGATCAGCCGGAGCTGGCGTAAGTTGCAGCCGTTGCGGCAGAGCATGAGAACTGCGGTCCCGGAATGCGCTTTCGACCTCGACATCGATGACCATCGCCACCTCAAAACCACGCTGCAACTACATCAAACCGTCGTCGAAATCCGGGACGCCATCTTGCAGCTGCGCCCCTATTGCCGCGAAATGCCCCGACATCATCTGGTTGGCTTCCTCGGGAAAGCTAACACTGTGCCGGCCCGCGAACACGACGCAGCGATTGAGGCTCTTCACCTGGCGCAGGCCGTCAGAGCCAAAGCTGCTGGCGCCACGCCTGAACCACGCGAAGTAGCGCTGATCGGGGTGTCGCGGGCAACCAACCTTGAGGAAGAAGTAACCGGGCTGTTGAAGCTGGCGAAATGGTGGCCGGCCGCCTACGCCACCAGTGAGCACACCACAGTATCCGGACTTGACACGATGAAAGTGAGCCCGTCCGTATGA
- a CDS encoding class I SAM-dependent methyltransferase, which produces MASRHTLFRVFYRLGFTPWDGHAQATSLLELIQGTAGVPALSPGAALDVGCGTGDSSIYLAEHGWQVTGVDFVPKALDKARAKARAAGASVNFVQADVTHLSHAGIDAKFQLIVDNGCLHGMSDGDRDRYVQEITAAAAPSARLLIVAAPPGGPVRFLGLDQAEVERRFTPAWVLLSTAQEKMGFANGSAYRRTPLAWIGNRFAVRCYLLQRQ; this is translated from the coding sequence ATGGCTTCTCGACACACTTTGTTCCGGGTTTTTTATCGGCTCGGGTTTACCCCGTGGGATGGTCATGCGCAGGCAACCAGCCTGCTGGAATTGATCCAGGGAACCGCTGGCGTACCCGCGTTGTCGCCTGGCGCGGCGCTGGACGTCGGGTGCGGCACCGGTGACTCGTCGATTTACCTGGCCGAGCACGGATGGCAGGTCACCGGGGTTGACTTCGTGCCGAAGGCACTCGATAAGGCCCGCGCCAAGGCTCGTGCTGCCGGCGCGTCGGTCAACTTCGTCCAGGCTGATGTCACGCATCTGAGTCATGCAGGCATCGACGCGAAGTTCCAGTTGATTGTGGACAACGGCTGCTTGCATGGCATGAGCGACGGCGATCGTGACCGTTACGTCCAAGAGATCACCGCGGCCGCTGCCCCCAGCGCGCGGTTGTTGATCGTCGCCGCCCCACCCGGTGGCCCGGTGCGGTTCCTGGGACTCGATCAGGCCGAGGTCGAGCGCCGATTCACGCCTGCGTGGGTGCTGTTGTCGACGGCACAGGAAAAGATGGGGTTTGCCAACGGGTCCGCGTATCGACGCACACCGCTCGCGTGGATTGGCAACCGGTTCGCGGTGCGCTGCTACCTGCTGCAGCGCCAATAA
- a CDS encoding putative quinol monooxygenase has product MPVTVLLELKFKPEAVQTARDVMGRALRDTRAFDGNLRTDVLVDQDDEAHWIIYELWDTVEHDEAYRRFRAGDGRLTELPSLLAAPPVKTRYVATDI; this is encoded by the coding sequence ATGCCAGTGACGGTGCTACTCGAACTGAAATTCAAGCCGGAAGCGGTGCAAACGGCTCGCGACGTCATGGGCCGGGCGCTGCGGGACACCCGGGCGTTCGACGGGAACCTCCGCACCGACGTCCTCGTCGATCAGGACGACGAGGCGCACTGGATCATCTACGAACTCTGGGACACGGTCGAGCACGACGAGGCCTACCGCAGATTTCGTGCCGGCGACGGTCGATTGACGGAGCTGCCTTCACTGCTGGCCGCGCCTCCGGTCAAGACGAGATACGTTGCTACCGATATCTAG
- a CDS encoding 3-hydroxyacyl-CoA dehydrogenase NAD-binding domain-containing protein — translation MADNTIQWDKDADGIVTLTMDDPSGSANVMNEAYLESMGKAVDRLVAEKDSIAGVVITSAKKTFFAGGDLTAMINAGPEDAGQSFDTVETVKKQLRTLETLGKPVVAAINGAALGGGLEIALACHHRIAADVKGSQLGLPEVTLGLLPGGGGVTRTVRMFGIQNAFVNILSQGTRFKPAKAKEIGLVDELLPTVDELVPAAKAWIKANPEAHEQPWDKKGYKMPGGTPSSPGLAAILPSFPSLLRKQLKGAPMPAPKAILSAAVEGAQVDFDTASRIESRYFASLVTGQVAKNMIQAFFFDLQHINGGGSRPEGIGKTPIKKIGVLGAGMMGAGIAYVSAKAGYDVVLKDVSPEAAQKGKGYSEKLEAKALERGRTTQQKSDALLARITPTADPADLKGVDFVIEAVFENQELKHKVFQEIEDIVEPNAVLGSNTSTLPITGLATGVKRQEDFIGIHFFSPVDKMPLVEIIKGEKTSDEALARVFDYTLAIGKTPIVVNDSRGFFTSRVIGTFVNEALAMLGEGVEPASIEQAGSQAGYPAPPLQLSDELNLELMHKIAVATRKGVEDAGGTYEPHPAEAVVEKMIELGRSGRLKGAGFYEYADGKRSGLWPGLRETFKSGSSEPPLQDMIDRMLFAEALETQKCLDENVLTSTADANIGSIMGIGFPPWTGGSAQYIVGYSGPAGTGKEAFVARARELAAKYGDRFLPPASLT, via the coding sequence ATGGCAGACAACACAATTCAGTGGGACAAGGACGCCGACGGCATCGTCACACTGACCATGGACGACCCGTCCGGGTCGGCCAACGTGATGAACGAGGCCTACCTCGAGTCGATGGGCAAGGCGGTGGATCGCCTTGTCGCGGAAAAGGATTCGATTGCCGGTGTGGTGATCACCAGCGCGAAGAAGACGTTCTTCGCCGGCGGCGACCTCACCGCGATGATCAATGCCGGACCCGAGGATGCTGGGCAGTCCTTCGACACTGTCGAGACGGTCAAGAAGCAGCTGCGCACCCTGGAAACGCTGGGCAAGCCGGTCGTCGCCGCGATCAACGGCGCCGCGCTGGGCGGCGGCCTGGAGATCGCGCTGGCGTGTCATCACCGGATCGCCGCCGACGTCAAGGGCAGCCAGCTCGGCCTGCCCGAAGTCACGCTGGGCCTGTTGCCCGGCGGCGGCGGGGTGACCCGCACGGTGCGGATGTTCGGCATCCAGAATGCGTTCGTCAACATCTTGTCGCAGGGCACCCGCTTCAAGCCGGCCAAGGCTAAGGAGATCGGGCTGGTCGACGAGCTGCTGCCGACGGTCGACGAGTTGGTGCCCGCGGCCAAGGCCTGGATCAAGGCCAACCCGGAGGCGCACGAGCAGCCGTGGGACAAGAAGGGCTACAAGATGCCCGGCGGCACTCCGTCCTCGCCGGGGCTGGCGGCCATCCTGCCGTCGTTCCCGTCGCTGCTGCGCAAGCAGCTCAAGGGCGCGCCGATGCCGGCGCCGAAGGCCATCCTGTCCGCCGCGGTTGAAGGCGCGCAGGTCGACTTCGACACCGCCAGCCGTATTGAGAGCCGTTACTTCGCTTCGCTGGTCACCGGCCAGGTCGCCAAGAACATGATCCAGGCGTTCTTCTTCGACCTGCAGCACATCAACGGTGGAGGTTCGCGTCCCGAGGGCATTGGCAAGACGCCGATCAAGAAGATCGGTGTGCTGGGTGCGGGCATGATGGGCGCCGGCATCGCCTATGTCTCGGCCAAGGCCGGTTACGACGTGGTGCTTAAGGACGTGAGTCCTGAGGCCGCGCAGAAGGGCAAGGGTTACTCGGAGAAGCTGGAAGCCAAGGCGCTCGAGCGGGGACGCACCACGCAGCAGAAGAGTGACGCCCTGCTGGCGCGCATCACCCCGACGGCCGACCCTGCCGATCTCAAGGGCGTCGACTTCGTAATCGAAGCCGTCTTCGAGAACCAGGAACTCAAGCACAAGGTGTTCCAGGAGATCGAGGACATCGTCGAGCCCAACGCGGTCCTGGGGTCGAATACCTCCACGCTGCCGATCACCGGTCTGGCGACCGGCGTCAAGCGGCAGGAGGACTTTATTGGGATCCACTTCTTCTCGCCGGTCGACAAGATGCCGCTGGTCGAAATCATCAAGGGCGAGAAGACTTCTGACGAGGCGCTGGCGCGGGTCTTCGACTACACGCTGGCCATCGGCAAGACCCCGATCGTGGTCAACGACAGCCGCGGCTTTTTCACATCGCGCGTCATCGGCACCTTCGTCAACGAGGCGCTGGCGATGCTCGGTGAAGGGGTCGAGCCGGCTTCGATCGAACAGGCGGGCTCGCAGGCCGGTTACCCGGCGCCGCCGCTGCAGTTGTCCGACGAGCTCAACCTGGAGCTGATGCACAAGATCGCGGTCGCCACCCGTAAGGGCGTCGAGGACGCCGGCGGCACCTATGAGCCGCACCCGGCAGAAGCCGTGGTGGAGAAGATGATTGAGCTCGGTCGGTCCGGGCGCTTGAAGGGCGCCGGCTTCTACGAGTACGCCGACGGCAAGCGGTCCGGGTTGTGGCCCGGGCTGCGGGAGACCTTCAAGTCGGGCTCATCAGAGCCGCCGCTGCAGGACATGATCGATCGCATGCTGTTCGCTGAGGCGCTGGAAACGCAGAAGTGCCTCGACGAGAACGTGCTGACGTCGACCGCCGACGCCAACATCGGGTCGATCATGGGCATCGGATTCCCGCCGTGGACCGGTGGCAGCGCGCAGTACATCGTCGGCTACTCCGGCCCGGCCGGTACCGGCAAGGAGGCCTTCGTGGCCCGAGCCCGCGAGCTGGCGGCCAAGTACGGCGACCGGTTCCTGCCGCCGGCGTCGCTGACGTAA